In a genomic window of Macadamia integrifolia cultivar HAES 741 unplaced genomic scaffold, SCU_Mint_v3 scaffold1566, whole genome shotgun sequence:
- the LOC122064227 gene encoding F-box/kelch-repeat protein At1g57790-like has protein sequence MTGRKRTAKRENPGRVDELRLWSDLPTVLLQFIVSNLCLEDHVRLSCVCKEWRNVSRPLRVVNQSPWLLFSPAADGIIKFFDPLLGKFYFDEIPELKGTVIHCSKDGWVLFSGNDNSIFLFDLFSKSIIDLPCCSIFPFSSAKVAISCEPTVPLTVVFAIRTEIHGRWVFICICHPGDTQWTTFDYQNSDDALFRCVDGPVFLPPHNRPRWSFGLQKDKHIVQFKGELLLVLASFPNKPIINKLDLTKMKWVEMESLNGITVFVSSHSSLSVTDVPIISRNSVYFTGPYKGNSSYLYSLDKYRYHSAMQWPKTPSSLSAEQLRKVPSSPKEHCKRFLKLSNSLLKYSRVYLEGIVNKVQLFVVHAMLYRVRVDELRPWSELPTELLELIVSCLRIEDNVRLSCVCKKW, from the exons TGGTCTGACCTTCCTACAGTACTCCTGCAGTTCATTGTGTCCAATCTGTGCCTCGAAGATCATGTTCGCTTGTCCTGTGTTTGTAAGGAATGGCGAAATGTTTCCCGTCCACTCCGTGTGGTAAACCAATCTCCATGGCTTTTGTTCTCCCCAGCTGCAGATGGTATAATCAAGTTCTTTGACCCTTTACTAGGCAAGTTCTATTTTGATGAAATCCCAGAGCTAAAGGGCACAGTTATCCACTGCAGCAAAGATGGATGGGTGCTGTTTTCTGGAAATGACAATAGCATTTTCTTATTCGATCTCTTCAGTAAATCAATAATCGATCTTCCCTGTTGCagtatttttccattttcttctgcGAAAGTTGCTATATCTTGTGAGCCCACAGTCCCCCTGACTGTAGTTTTTGCAATTAGAACTGAAATTCATGGCAGATGGGTTTTCATTTGCATTTGTCATCCAGGGGATACACAGTGGACAACTTTTGATTACCAAAATTCTGATGATGCCTTGTTCCGTTGTGTGGATGGTCCAGTTTTCT TGCCTCCACATAATCGTCCCCGTTGGAGCTTTGGTCTACAGAAAGATAAACATATTGTTCAATTCAAGGGGGAGCTTTTATTGGTGTTGGCTTCTTTTCCTAATAAGCCCATTATAAACAAACTCGACTTGACCAAGATGAAATGGGTTGAAATGGAAAGCTTGAATGGTATAACAGTGTTTGTCAGCTCTCACTCTTCTCTTTCAGTAACTGATGTTCCAATAATATCAAGGAACAGTGTCTACTTTACGGGGCCTTACAAGGGAAACTCTTCCTATTTATATTCTCTTGATAAATATAGGTACCATTCTGCTATGCAGTGGCCTAAAACGCCAAGCAGCCTTTCTGCTGAGCAGCTGCGTAAAGTGCCAAGCAGTCCAAAGGAACATTGCAAGAGATTTCTGAAACTTTCTAATTCTCt ATTGAAGTATTCAAGGGTTTATCTTGAGGGTATTGTGAACAAAGTTCAATTGTTTGTTGTTCATGCAATGCTGTATAGGGTCAGAGTGGATGAGCTGCGGCCTTGGTCTGAGCTTCCTACAGAACTCCTAGAGCTTATTGTGTCCTGTCTGCGCATCGAAGATAATGTCCGCTTGTCTTGTGTTTGTAAGAAATGGTGA